A region from the Polaribacter sp. Hel1_33_78 genome encodes:
- a CDS encoding DEAD/DEAH box helicase family protein — translation MRKPNEERFEKHIEQTLIQHGYTSRLYTEYDRNQCQLQEELIEFIKSTQKEEYDKLYKQFDTSTDKQLSKIVNDQISKRGIIDVLRKGISTRGCSFDMVYFEPKSGLNPEHQSKFEKNRFVSVRQLHYSNKNENSIDLVLFLNGIPIITMELKNQLTGQNIKNSENQYKYDRNPIGEPLLQFKRCLVHFCVDNDKVSMTTRLSGNKTRFLPYNKGIENPSVKDDFRSEYLWNEILLPNSLLDIIENFVLVSVESKKEWNDKLKKVTLEKEEILIFPRYHQLDVIRKVRSSVKEEGVGNNYLIQHTTGSGKSFSIGWLSHTLTSLYKTKEDTKRMFDTILVITDRKVLDSQLKKTVKDLQQTDGVVNPVDINSKQLKEFLEKGKDIIVTTIQKFPFISETISQLKGQTFGVVIDEVHSSQSGETSKHLKKSLSGDVIENEDGEVDYEEMIRKEIESRGKQPHISFFGFTGTPKNKTLELFGRKNENDGFEPFHSYSMKQSIHEGFTLDVLEHYTTYKRYFKVKQTDTEDKELPEGQVMKQLVDYVDSHDETINQKVNIILNHFTSSTSKKINGRGRGMVVVRSRKHCVLFHKEMVRQMKERGLSYSCLVGFSGVVHLKGTIRSIQKYL, via the coding sequence ATGAGAAAACCAAACGAAGAACGTTTCGAAAAACATATAGAACAAACCTTAATTCAACATGGGTATACTTCTCGTTTATATACGGAGTACGATAGAAACCAATGTCAACTTCAAGAAGAACTCATAGAGTTTATTAAATCTACTCAAAAGGAAGAATATGATAAACTATACAAACAATTTGATACTTCAACAGATAAACAACTGAGTAAGATTGTAAATGACCAAATCTCTAAAAGAGGGATTATTGATGTTCTTAGAAAAGGAATTAGTACAAGAGGATGTTCTTTTGATATGGTATATTTTGAACCAAAGAGTGGTTTGAATCCTGAACATCAATCTAAATTTGAAAAGAATCGTTTTGTATCAGTTCGTCAACTTCACTATTCTAATAAAAATGAGAATTCTATTGATTTGGTATTGTTCTTAAACGGAATACCAATTATTACAATGGAGTTGAAAAACCAACTCACAGGACAAAACATAAAGAACTCAGAGAACCAATACAAATACGATAGAAACCCAATAGGAGAACCCCTATTACAGTTTAAAAGGTGTTTGGTACATTTCTGTGTAGATAACGATAAAGTATCTATGACTACTCGATTGAGTGGTAACAAAACAAGGTTCTTACCTTACAATAAGGGGATAGAAAACCCATCTGTAAAAGATGATTTTCGTTCTGAGTATTTATGGAATGAAATCTTACTTCCTAATTCACTTTTAGATATCATAGAGAACTTTGTATTGGTATCCGTAGAATCTAAAAAGGAGTGGAATGATAAACTGAAAAAAGTAACTTTAGAAAAGGAAGAGATTCTTATATTCCCTCGTTACCACCAATTAGATGTTATTCGTAAAGTAAGGAGTAGTGTAAAAGAAGAAGGTGTTGGAAACAATTACCTAATTCAACATACCACAGGTTCAGGTAAATCATTTAGTATTGGTTGGTTATCACATACCCTAACCTCATTGTATAAAACCAAAGAAGATACCAAACGAATGTTTGATACCATATTGGTAATTACAGATAGAAAGGTATTAGATAGTCAGTTAAAAAAGACTGTTAAAGATTTACAACAAACTGATGGGGTGGTGAACCCAGTAGATATTAACTCAAAACAATTAAAAGAGTTTTTAGAAAAAGGAAAAGATATCATTGTAACTACAATTCAGAAGTTTCCTTTTATCTCTGAAACCATTTCACAACTAAAAGGACAAACCTTTGGAGTAGTGATTGATGAAGTACATTCATCTCAGAGTGGAGAAACCTCTAAACACCTAAAGAAATCACTTTCAGGAGATGTTATTGAAAATGAGGATGGAGAGGTAGATTATGAAGAAATGATTCGTAAAGAAATTGAATCTAGAGGAAAACAACCTCATATATCTTTCTTTGGTTTCACAGGAACTCCTAAAAATAAAACATTAGAACTCTTTGGTAGAAAGAATGAAAATGATGGGTTTGAACCCTTCCATTCTTACTCCATGAAACAATCTATTCACGAGGGATTCACTTTAGATGTATTAGAACATTATACAACTTATAAAAGATATTTTAAGGTAAAACAAACGGACACAGAGGATAAGGAATTACCTGAAGGACAGGTTATGAAACAACTTGTTGATTATGTAGATTCTCATGATGAGACCATTAATCAAAAGGTTAATATTATTCTTAATCATTTTACTTCATCAACTTCCAAAAAAATAAACGGAAGAGGAAGAGGAATGGTGGTAGTTCGTTCTCGTAAACATTGTGTTCTTTTCCATAAAGAAATGGTACGTCAAATGAAAGAGAGAGGACTTTCATATTCTTGTTTAGTAGGGTTTAGTGGTGTAGTTCATTTAAAAGGGACCATAAGGAGTATACAGAAGTATCTCTAA
- a CDS encoding restriction endonuclease subunit S, which translates to MNRYQYYKNVPETWIGDIPVHWKISLVSRHFNIGRGRVISKVEIFENKGDFPVYSSQTTNNGELGKINTYDFDGEYVTWTTDGANTGTCFHRNGKFNTTNVCGMLSKRNILFELKYLCFYLNLVTKPYVRIDINPKLMNNMMGEYH; encoded by the coding sequence ATGAATAGATACCAATACTATAAAAACGTACCTGAAACATGGATTGGAGATATTCCTGTTCATTGGAAAATTTCTTTAGTTAGTAGACATTTTAATATTGGAAGAGGAAGAGTTATATCTAAAGTTGAAATTTTCGAGAATAAAGGTGATTTTCCAGTTTATAGTTCTCAAACAACAAATAATGGTGAATTAGGAAAAATTAACACATATGATTTCGATGGAGAATATGTGACATGGACAACAGATGGAGCAAATACTGGTACATGTTTTCACAGAAATGGGAAGTTTAACACAACTAATGTTTGTGGAATGTTAAGTAAACGGAACATTCTTTTTGAACTTAAGTATTTGTGTTTCTATTTAAACCTTGTAACAAAACCATACGTTCGTATTGACATAAACCCAAAGTTAATGAATAATATGATGGGGGAATACCATTAA
- a CDS encoding restriction endonuclease subunit S: MDDKTQKIYSLIQQKEKKIELLKEKRTSLINHVVTKGVNPNVEMKDSGVEWIGEIPSHWNTSKLKYHGNFFSGYSFDSNDFQNEGEVRVIKISNIQNNGVSWEDLSFLPKNYYDDFEGFRVLKGDLIFVLTRPIISTGIKVCFYQEEHLTLLNQRNSVFRPDVDTLVKRFLFFLVRTFYFFEEFKQQLKGSGQPNISTEQISNIKIYLPSLKEQQQIVEYLDKQTEEIDTLIQLEQKKIDTLKEYRQSLISEVVTGKIRVCEEDNSLILNSQTV; the protein is encoded by the coding sequence TTGGATGATAAAACCCAAAAGATATATTCTCTTATCCAACAAAAAGAAAAGAAGATAGAACTCCTTAAAGAGAAAAGAACCTCACTCATTAACCATGTTGTAACCAAAGGTGTTAATCCCAATGTGGAGATGAAAGATTCTGGAGTGGAATGGATTGGTGAGATTCCAAGTCATTGGAATACTTCAAAGTTAAAATATCATGGTAATTTTTTTAGTGGTTACTCATTTGACAGTAATGATTTTCAAAATGAAGGTGAGGTAAGAGTTATTAAAATTTCTAACATTCAAAACAATGGTGTTTCTTGGGAAGATTTATCATTTTTACCAAAAAACTATTATGACGATTTTGAAGGATTTAGAGTATTAAAAGGAGATTTAATTTTTGTTTTAACAAGACCTATAATCTCCACAGGAATTAAAGTATGTTTTTATCAGGAAGAACATTTAACTCTTTTGAATCAAAGAAATAGTGTATTTAGACCTGATGTAGATACTTTAGTAAAAAGATTTTTATTCTTTTTAGTTAGGACGTTTTACTTTTTTGAAGAATTCAAACAACAACTAAAAGGAAGTGGTCAACCAAATATATCTACAGAACAAATATCAAATATTAAAATCTATTTACCCTCTCTTAAAGAACAACAACAAATCGTTGAGTATTTAGATAAACAAACAGAAGAAATTGATACCCTCATCCAATTAGAACAAAAGAAAATAGATACTCTAAAAGAATATCGTCAATCTTTAATATCAGAAGTAGTAACAGGTAAAATAAGAGTATGTGAAGAAGATAATTCATTGATTTTAAACTCCCAAACCGTATGA